In Candidatus Hydrogenedens sp., the following proteins share a genomic window:
- a CDS encoding GntG family PLP-dependent aldolase, with protein MFIDLRSDTVTKPSPGMREAMAKAEVGDDVYGEDPTVIELEQYSAELLGKEAGLFNPSGTMSNLIAFLTLTNPGDAVILAEQAHTIHYEVGGITRIANILPLTVPGTLGKISEEDIRARHNSGKDIHRAPTTLVSIENTVNRGGGAYYDYEEVSRIGKICHQLGMKLHCDGARIFNAAIACNIEARYLAEPCDLINFCLSKGLGAPAGSVLCGSREFIQKARKFRKLLGGGMRQAGILAAAGLYALKNHIDDLQKDHERAATFRRVLEEKGGSFPLPSPTNILFITVKNAPSFVQTLREKNILVNAVREDCIRVVFHRDITDSQFQYTLDTFIKLS; from the coding sequence ATGTTCATTGACCTTCGTAGTGATACCGTAACGAAACCATCTCCCGGCATGCGAGAGGCTATGGCCAAAGCAGAGGTGGGCGATGATGTTTACGGTGAAGACCCAACCGTTATCGAATTAGAACAATATTCAGCAGAACTTTTAGGAAAAGAAGCCGGTTTATTTAATCCCAGTGGAACTATGTCCAACCTGATTGCTTTTTTGACATTAACCAACCCCGGTGATGCTGTAATTCTTGCAGAACAGGCTCATACCATTCACTATGAAGTAGGTGGGATAACGCGTATTGCGAATATATTACCTTTGACTGTTCCAGGCACACTTGGAAAAATTTCTGAAGAGGATATTCGTGCTCGCCATAATTCAGGCAAAGATATACATCGTGCCCCGACAACTTTAGTATCCATTGAAAATACGGTAAATCGGGGAGGTGGTGCTTATTATGATTATGAAGAAGTGTCTCGTATCGGTAAAATATGTCACCAACTGGGTATGAAATTGCATTGTGACGGAGCACGGATATTTAACGCTGCTATAGCCTGCAATATTGAAGCCCGATACCTTGCCGAACCCTGTGATTTAATAAACTTCTGTCTGTCCAAAGGGCTGGGTGCTCCTGCAGGTTCTGTTCTTTGTGGTTCTCGGGAATTTATTCAAAAGGCTCGCAAATTCCGAAAATTATTGGGAGGAGGAATGAGACAGGCAGGAATCCTTGCAGCTGCCGGGTTATATGCATTAAAGAATCATATCGATGACCTGCAAAAGGACCACGAGCGTGCTGCCACTTTTCGTAGAGTTCTTGAAGAAAAAGGCGGGTCTTTCCCTCTACCGTCACCTACAAACATCCTTTTTATAACGGTTAAAAATGCACCTTCATTTGTCCAGACATTACGCGAAAAGAATATCCTTGTTAATGCTGTTCGTGAGGATTGTATTCGAGTTGTATTTCATCGAGATATTACAGATTCTCAATTTCAATATACCCTTGATACTTTTATAAAGTTATCCTAA
- a CDS encoding diguanylate cyclase: MSIELVLIIVFLAGLGLVIGLWLWLWRKLANVSIPTTNSSITEPSGIKKEDIPKANGEIEKTKLVVHGLLKNLETHVQNLLDDAMRYGNNLDEHASQLRKAETLATIQQVERLLLQEVETMKNSTSRYQQQLDDAQNKLKEQEQILEKLSRDANTDFLTQVNNRAAFDKRLNEEFARYKRYGHIFSIILMDLDHFKDVNDTYGHLAGDRVLRAVASLLNEEKRASDFLARYGGEEFALILPGIDANSALVVADKLRKRVETTTFRYENYSIHTSLSAGITTVSPEDQTPTDVLKRADDATYEAKNKGRNQVIVK, from the coding sequence ATGAGTATAGAGCTTGTTTTAATTATCGTTTTTTTGGCGGGGTTAGGTTTAGTTATTGGATTGTGGCTCTGGCTATGGCGAAAACTTGCCAATGTTAGTATACCTACAACCAATAGTTCGATTACTGAGCCATCCGGTATAAAAAAAGAAGATATTCCAAAAGCAAACGGAGAGATTGAAAAGACAAAATTGGTTGTGCATGGTCTATTGAAGAATTTAGAAACACATGTTCAAAATCTGCTTGATGATGCAATGAGGTATGGAAACAATTTAGATGAACATGCAAGCCAGTTGAGGAAAGCGGAAACATTGGCGACCATCCAACAGGTAGAACGGCTTTTGCTTCAGGAAGTCGAAACAATGAAGAATTCTACCAGCCGTTACCAGCAGCAACTTGATGATGCTCAAAACAAATTGAAGGAACAGGAACAAATTTTAGAAAAGTTATCCCGTGATGCAAATACAGATTTCCTGACACAGGTTAATAATCGGGCTGCATTTGATAAAAGATTAAATGAAGAGTTTGCCCGTTATAAAAGATATGGACATATATTTTCCATTATTCTTATGGATTTAGACCATTTCAAGGATGTAAACGATACTTATGGACATCTTGCAGGAGACCGTGTTCTTCGTGCGGTCGCTTCTCTGTTAAATGAAGAAAAACGGGCTTCTGATTTTCTTGCACGATACGGAGGCGAAGAATTTGCTTTAATACTTCCGGGTATTGATGCTAATTCTGCATTAGTGGTTGCAGATAAACTACGGAAAAGGGTAGAAACAACAACTTTTCGATATGAAAACTATTCTATCCATACTTCTCTCAGTGCAGGGATAACGACGGTATCGCCTGAAGACCAAACGCCGACGGATGTGCTTAAACGCGCCGATGATGCCACTTACGAAGCGAAAAATAAGGGTAGAAATCAGGTAATAGTAAAGTGA